The following proteins come from a genomic window of Nostoc sp. ATCC 53789:
- a CDS encoding type I polyketide synthase, with protein sequence MSAYSIDTALAELESLINNCEKAVMRSIEEKNMKSDKSDKSVSINKINRQLQHNPIAIVGMASLLPQARNLREYWQNIVNKIDCITDVPSTHWSVEDYYDPNPRTTEDKTYCKRGGFIPEVDFNPMEFGIPPSILEVTDVSQLLSLVVAKEAMEDAGYGEKREFSRETVGVILGVAMAKQLGMPLSARLEYPIWEKVLKSSGLSDEDTKKIVDKIKSAYVKWDENAFPGMLANVVAGRIANRLNFGGLNCVVDAACASSFGALKMAISELVEHRSDMMLTGGVDTDNTIMAYISFSKTPAVTPSENVKPFDAKSDGMMLGEGIGMIVLKRLEDAERDNDKIYAVIKGIGTSSDGRYKSIYAPRKEGQVKALERAYEDAGFSPATVGLMEAHGTGTMAGDPTEFGSLKDFFDVHDGKKQHIALGSVKSQIGHTKAAAGAASLIKTALALHHKVLPPTINITEPNPKLNIKNSSFYLNTQTRPWIRPEGEAPRRAGVSSFGFGGTNYHVVLEEYEADQNDAYRLHSDASEVLLFAPTVEQLLSKSEEILGKLRSPEAPTHYSQLVNECKSQQIPLSAPRFGFVAENLEEACKFLQTSIDWLKLKGTAASWEHPQGIYYRSSGMELGGKVVSLFSGQGSQYLEMGRELVMNFPLMRRLHGYMDSLLIKDNLQPLSEIVFPHPVFGEAEKNVQIAALQRTEYAQPAIGVLSAGMYSILQQAGFKSDFVAGHSFGELTALWAAGVLSTEDYLFLVKARGQAMAAPEDPDHDAGSMLAVKEDISKVEAVIRHFPQVAIANQNSPTQFVLAGPTAEIARIKEALHEKGYTAVLLPVSAAFHTPLIAFAQKSFAIATKSVKFQSPKIPVYSNVTSKQYPKEAQGIQKILETHLSNSVLFKQEIENIYAAGGTCFVEFGPRRILSNLVKEILGDRPHITVSLNPSVQKNSDRSLREAVVQLRVIGLALNNLDPYQLPQTIPPIETKKTLNVRLNGINYRSEKTKNAFALALQDGHKVTLPTPESSETVAPLFSSPGVTPPVAVIETNGHKKLTPAMNGVTASIITQPEQQMNPVTLSQPVQESKMQPTPEKLTNYEQLLASLEYLLTQFQENQAENLQVHGTYLNHQMEYAKAFFQLMQQQNSLLSESKSTAETAKMKLVVMESLERSMMQFHSQQGETLRIHEQYLQEQLEYTKSFFQLIQQEYSQIISGEGATQLTEKLSNFTPFTTETTVTDAPVPATTKIVESQPLPVTEPVVKNGLNVTQAPLPAAVEPVVETSYSPLPTPHFATVETVESVVAPPVPVVEEPQAEVVVRISSPPIKEVVAEPAPTTAAPVSNATIDIVDLDKNLLAITSDKTGYPVEMLEMDMDMEADLGIDSIKRVEILGALQEMYPSLPKPNLEELSEKRTIGQVVEYLQSHASKGVSVEIAVHEVQQVTEIPVETAPVVEVVTTPEVSVVVAFTPEPEPATSDEFANLGETLLAITSDKTGYPVEMLELEMDMEADLGIDSIKRVEILGAMQETYPNLPKPNIEELGDLRTIGQIVDYLQQLAGGEKKKSEPEFVQQQPPELEHNIQRHLVKLRSLPQPDYLDFTLPEGHIGLITDDGSLTTYKLAESLIEKGWKVVVISFPQSLIAQQAPLPTGVTRVTLANLSEEHLQQQLQAIASHCGAIGAFIHLHPMFVGNHTGSISYNESEKAIVKHVFLMAKHLKPSLNEAAKHGRSCFCTVAHLDGAFGLEYKVNFGAIGAGLFGLTKTLRWEWPKVFTRAIDLSPRLDAKQSVQNIIAELHDPNLYISEVGYGSQGRVTIIAD encoded by the coding sequence ATGTCTGCTTATTCAATTGATACTGCCTTAGCGGAGTTAGAAAGCCTTATCAATAATTGTGAAAAGGCTGTGATGAGGTCTATAGAGGAAAAAAACATGAAATCAGACAAATCAGATAAATCAGTGTCAATTAACAAAATTAACAGACAATTACAACACAATCCTATCGCCATTGTTGGGATGGCTTCTCTATTGCCTCAAGCCAGAAATTTGCGGGAATATTGGCAAAATATTGTAAACAAAATTGACTGTATTACTGATGTTCCTTCCACTCACTGGAGTGTCGAAGATTATTACGATCCGAATCCGAGAACTACTGAAGATAAAACCTACTGTAAAAGAGGCGGGTTTATTCCAGAGGTAGATTTTAACCCGATGGAATTCGGCATTCCACCCAGCATTTTGGAAGTCACAGATGTATCGCAACTATTAAGTTTAGTGGTTGCGAAAGAAGCGATGGAAGATGCAGGTTATGGCGAAAAACGTGAGTTTAGCCGCGAGACTGTTGGTGTAATCTTAGGCGTGGCTATGGCCAAGCAATTAGGAATGCCGCTTTCTGCCAGGTTGGAATATCCCATTTGGGAAAAGGTTCTTAAAAGCAGTGGTTTATCTGACGAGGATACCAAAAAAATCGTTGATAAAATCAAAAGTGCTTATGTGAAGTGGGATGAGAACGCTTTCCCTGGAATGTTAGCTAACGTAGTCGCGGGTAGAATTGCCAATCGCCTAAACTTTGGCGGACTGAACTGCGTAGTTGATGCCGCTTGTGCTAGTTCCTTTGGTGCTTTGAAAATGGCAATTAGCGAACTAGTTGAGCATCGTTCTGACATGATGCTGACTGGTGGTGTTGATACCGACAACACCATCATGGCTTACATCTCCTTCAGCAAAACCCCGGCGGTTACTCCTAGCGAAAATGTCAAACCTTTCGATGCTAAATCTGATGGGATGATGCTGGGTGAAGGTATCGGGATGATTGTCCTGAAACGGTTAGAAGATGCTGAACGGGACAACGATAAAATATATGCCGTAATTAAAGGTATTGGTACTTCCAGCGATGGACGTTACAAGAGCATTTATGCTCCTCGCAAAGAAGGTCAAGTCAAAGCCTTAGAACGTGCTTATGAAGATGCCGGCTTTTCTCCCGCTACCGTTGGTTTGATGGAAGCACATGGTACAGGTACAATGGCTGGAGACCCGACAGAATTCGGTTCTTTAAAAGACTTCTTTGATGTGCATGATGGCAAAAAGCAGCACATCGCTTTGGGTAGTGTGAAATCGCAAATCGGACACACAAAAGCGGCTGCGGGTGCGGCGAGTTTGATTAAAACTGCTTTGGCTTTACATCACAAAGTATTACCACCGACAATTAACATCACCGAGCCAAATCCCAAACTCAACATTAAAAATTCATCCTTTTATTTGAATACCCAAACCAGACCTTGGATTCGTCCAGAGGGCGAAGCGCCAAGACGTGCAGGTGTAAGTTCTTTTGGATTTGGTGGAACCAACTATCACGTTGTTTTGGAAGAATATGAAGCTGACCAAAACGACGCTTACCGCTTACACAGTGATGCTAGTGAAGTGCTGTTGTTTGCTCCCACAGTAGAGCAATTGTTGAGCAAATCGGAAGAGATTTTAGGTAAGTTGCGATCGCCTGAAGCACCAACACACTACTCACAATTAGTCAATGAGTGCAAATCACAACAAATTCCCCTCTCTGCTCCCCGATTTGGGTTTGTCGCTGAGAATCTCGAAGAAGCTTGCAAGTTTCTGCAAACTAGCATTGACTGGCTGAAACTTAAAGGAACAGCAGCATCTTGGGAGCATCCCCAAGGGATTTATTACCGTTCCTCTGGTATGGAGTTGGGCGGAAAAGTTGTCTCTCTATTTTCTGGACAAGGTTCGCAATACCTGGAGATGGGACGCGAACTGGTGATGAATTTTCCTTTGATGCGCCGTCTGCATGGTTATATGGATAGCCTGTTAATCAAAGATAATTTGCAGCCACTTTCAGAAATTGTTTTCCCTCATCCTGTGTTTGGAGAGGCAGAAAAGAATGTCCAAATTGCTGCCTTACAACGCACAGAATATGCTCAACCAGCCATTGGGGTGTTGAGTGCAGGGATGTACAGCATCCTGCAACAAGCTGGGTTCAAATCAGATTTTGTTGCCGGTCATAGCTTTGGTGAACTAACAGCGCTATGGGCTGCGGGGGTTTTGAGTACTGAAGATTACTTGTTCTTAGTGAAAGCTAGGGGTCAAGCAATGGCTGCACCCGAAGACCCGGATCATGATGCGGGAAGTATGTTGGCTGTCAAAGAAGACATCAGCAAAGTAGAAGCAGTAATCAGACATTTTCCCCAAGTTGCGATCGCTAATCAAAATTCTCCGACTCAATTTGTCTTGGCTGGGCCTACCGCAGAAATAGCGAGAATCAAAGAGGCTTTACATGAGAAAGGATATACGGCTGTACTGTTACCTGTATCAGCAGCTTTCCATACACCGCTAATTGCCTTTGCTCAGAAATCCTTTGCGATCGCTACCAAGTCTGTCAAATTCCAAAGTCCCAAAATCCCTGTTTACAGCAACGTCACGAGTAAGCAGTATCCCAAAGAAGCCCAAGGTATTCAAAAGATTCTGGAAACGCACCTTTCAAACTCAGTGCTGTTTAAACAGGAAATTGAAAATATCTATGCGGCGGGTGGTACTTGCTTTGTGGAATTTGGGCCGAGGAGAATTCTGAGCAACTTGGTGAAAGAGATTCTTGGCGATCGCCCACACATCACCGTATCTTTGAACCCTAGCGTTCAAAAGAATAGCGATCGCTCTTTGCGAGAAGCAGTTGTGCAGTTGCGGGTAATTGGCTTGGCTTTGAATAACCTCGATCCTTACCAACTTCCCCAAACTATCCCCCCAATTGAGACGAAGAAGACATTAAATGTACGTCTAAACGGCATCAACTACAGATCCGAAAAAACGAAAAATGCCTTCGCTCTAGCTTTGCAGGATGGGCATAAAGTCACATTACCCACCCCTGAATCTTCTGAAACTGTGGCTCCTTTATTTAGTAGCCCCGGTGTAACTCCACCTGTAGCAGTGATAGAGACTAACGGACATAAAAAACTTACCCCAGCAATGAACGGTGTGACTGCTAGTATCATCACCCAGCCAGAGCAACAGATGAATCCTGTTACCCTGTCACAACCAGTCCAGGAATCTAAGATGCAACCAACACCAGAAAAACTTACAAATTACGAACAACTTTTAGCAAGTTTAGAATATCTCCTGACACAGTTCCAGGAAAATCAAGCCGAGAATTTACAAGTTCACGGTACTTATCTCAACCATCAAATGGAATACGCTAAAGCGTTTTTCCAACTGATGCAGCAGCAGAATTCTTTGTTGAGTGAAAGTAAATCAACAGCCGAAACTGCCAAAATGAAGCTCGTTGTCATGGAAAGCCTAGAGCGTAGCATGATGCAGTTTCATTCCCAACAAGGTGAAACTCTACGCATCCATGAGCAATATCTCCAAGAGCAGTTGGAATATACTAAGAGCTTTTTCCAACTCATACAGCAAGAGTATTCTCAAATCATCTCAGGTGAGGGAGCAACTCAACTAACAGAGAAACTCAGCAATTTCACTCCGTTCACCACAGAAACAACTGTTACTGATGCACCCGTACCTGCTACTACCAAGATAGTAGAAAGCCAGCCTTTGCCTGTAACTGAGCCTGTAGTTAAAAATGGCTTAAATGTTACCCAAGCGCCTCTGCCGGCTGCTGTAGAGCCTGTAGTTGAAACTTCCTACTCCCCACTTCCCACACCGCACTTCGCCACTGTAGAGACAGTAGAGTCTGTAGTCGCGCCACCTGTCCCAGTAGTAGAAGAACCTCAAGCTGAGGTTGTAGTTAGAATTAGCTCACCTCCAATCAAGGAAGTTGTTGCAGAACCAGCACCCACAACTGCTGCACCTGTATCTAACGCAACTATCGATATTGTTGACTTGGATAAAAACCTCTTAGCCATCACCAGCGACAAGACTGGCTACCCAGTCGAGATGCTGGAAATGGACATGGATATGGAGGCTGATTTAGGGATTGACTCGATTAAACGGGTGGAAATCTTAGGGGCGCTACAAGAAATGTACCCCAGCCTACCCAAGCCCAATTTAGAAGAACTGTCAGAAAAACGCACCATTGGTCAAGTTGTAGAGTATCTGCAATCCCATGCTTCCAAAGGTGTTTCGGTAGAAATTGCAGTTCACGAAGTACAACAAGTAACTGAGATTCCTGTAGAGACTGCACCAGTAGTTGAAGTAGTTACTACACCGGAAGTAAGCGTAGTTGTCGCATTCACTCCAGAACCAGAACCCGCTACAAGTGATGAATTTGCAAACTTAGGTGAAACCCTGTTAGCCATCACCAGCGATAAGACTGGTTATCCAGTGGAGATGCTGGAACTGGAAATGGATATGGAAGCCGATTTAGGGATTGACTCGATTAAACGGGTAGAAATCTTAGGGGCGATGCAAGAAACGTACCCCAACTTACCCAAACCAAATATCGAAGAACTCGGCGATCTCCGCACCATCGGTCAAATAGTTGATTACCTACAGCAGTTGGCTGGAGGTGAAAAAAAAAAGTCTGAGCCTGAGTTTGTCCAACAGCAGCCACCGGAATTAGAGCATAATATCCAGCGCCATCTCGTCAAACTCAGAAGTCTACCACAGCCCGATTACTTGGATTTTACATTACCAGAGGGACACATCGGTTTAATCACCGATGATGGTTCCCTCACCACTTACAAATTAGCTGAATCCCTAATCGAGAAAGGCTGGAAAGTAGTAGTTATCAGCTTCCCCCAATCGCTCATCGCCCAACAAGCGCCCTTACCCACAGGAGTAACCCGCGTCACCTTAGCAAACTTGAGTGAAGAACATCTTCAACAACAATTGCAAGCGATCGCATCTCACTGCGGAGCGATTGGGGCCTTCATCCACTTACATCCGATGTTTGTAGGAAATCACACCGGAAGTATTTCTTATAACGAATCAGAAAAGGCGATCGTCAAGCACGTATTTTTGATGGCGAAACACCTCAAACCCTCTCTAAACGAAGCCGCAAAGCATGGACGTAGTTGTTTCTGCACAGTAGCTCACCTTGATGGAGCCTTCGGTTTAGAGTACAAAGTCAACTTCGGTGCGATCGGCGCTGGTTTATTTGGATTAACCAAAACTCTGAGATGGGAATGGCCAAAGGTGTTTACTCGTGCGATCGACCTAAGCCCTAGACTTGATGCTAAACAATCAGTACAAAACATCATCGCCGAACTTCATGACCCCAACCTTTATATAAGTGAAGTTGGGTATGGCTCACAAGGACGAGTCACTATTATCGCCGATTAA
- a CDS encoding ABC exporter membrane fusion protein: MAVNKENRLFTKPVGRSQLILAASLTLAAGLIAFYSLVPFWSKPKVVTPAANPPKAATPVKVAVTALGRLEPEGEVTSLTAPASNNGVRVDRLLVKEGETVKAGQLLAYLENYGRSRTALQQALDQLQVAKAKLAQVKSGAKTGDIDAQKAAIARLEPQYKGDVATQEATIARIQAEVDNAQAENNRYQQLYKQGAIAASVADTKALQLKTTQQQLSEAQATLKRTQDTFQEQKKQAQAQLTSISEVRSVDVQVAQTEVNSATTSVQQAKADLDLSYIKSPINGKILKIHAKTGEVISTSRGFAEIGKTSQMYVIAEVYQTDVQKVRVGQKATITSTAFTGTIKGTVKEIGWQVDKQNIFSINPGSDTDRRIIEVKISIDNPADSEKVARLTNLQVDVAIHI, from the coding sequence ATGGCAGTAAATAAAGAAAACCGATTATTTACAAAACCCGTAGGTAGATCGCAATTAATTTTAGCAGCTTCTCTAACTTTAGCAGCCGGATTAATAGCTTTTTATAGTTTGGTACCATTTTGGTCTAAACCTAAAGTTGTGACACCAGCAGCGAATCCGCCAAAGGCTGCCACGCCTGTAAAAGTTGCTGTAACTGCTTTGGGACGTTTGGAGCCAGAAGGCGAAGTTACTTCTTTGACTGCTCCTGCTTCTAATAATGGGGTGAGAGTAGATAGACTGTTGGTGAAAGAAGGAGAGACGGTTAAAGCAGGGCAATTATTAGCCTATCTAGAAAACTATGGTCGTTCTAGAACCGCATTGCAACAGGCTTTAGACCAACTGCAAGTTGCCAAAGCGAAACTAGCGCAGGTTAAATCTGGAGCGAAAACCGGAGATATCGATGCTCAAAAGGCAGCGATCGCACGTTTAGAGCCACAATACAAAGGGGATGTTGCTACTCAAGAGGCGACAATCGCCCGCATCCAGGCTGAGGTAGATAATGCTCAAGCTGAGAACAATCGCTATCAGCAATTATATAAACAAGGTGCGATCGCTGCTTCTGTAGCAGATACCAAAGCTTTGCAACTCAAGACTACACAGCAGCAGCTATCAGAAGCCCAAGCCACCCTCAAGCGCACTCAAGACACATTCCAAGAACAGAAAAAGCAAGCACAAGCACAACTTACCAGTATTAGCGAAGTGCGTAGTGTAGATGTTCAAGTCGCGCAAACCGAAGTCAACAGTGCCACAACTTCTGTTCAACAAGCAAAAGCCGACTTGGATTTAAGTTACATCAAATCTCCCATAAATGGCAAAATTTTAAAAATTCACGCCAAAACCGGAGAAGTTATCAGCACCAGTAGAGGATTTGCGGAGATAGGTAAAACATCTCAAATGTATGTGATTGCAGAGGTGTATCAAACCGATGTTCAAAAAGTGCGTGTAGGACAAAAAGCCACAATTACCAGCACTGCATTTACTGGAACAATAAAAGGAACTGTAAAAGAGATTGGTTGGCAAGTTGACAAGCAAAACATCTTCAGCATCAACCCTGGCTCAGATACAGACCGCAGAATAATTGAAGTGAAAATCTCCATCGATAATCCCGCAGATAGTGAAAAGGTCGCTCGTTTAACTAACTTACAAGTGGATGTCGCCATTCATATTTAG
- the devC gene encoding ABC transporter permease DevC, with amino-acid sequence MNFKIPLGWLQLAQQKVRLLVAVAGIGFIVLLMFVQLGFQDALYSSATAVHQNLKGDLFLVSSQYKSLTSNQSFSRTRLYQSLGFDGVESVSPMYLQFAKLKNPATSEKYSIYVIGFDPGRPVMNLPEVEKNLDKLKIPDVVLFDRGSRPEFGPIAEKFNGGETAQTIEIFPYSSLIGYRVRIGGLFTLGPSFGVDGNLLVSDSTFLRINPNTRPADMIDIGLISLKPGTNAENVLKNLQANLPNDVQVFTRQGFINFEKQYWAVRTPIGFILNLMLTMAAVVGVVIVYQILYSNIATQFVAYATLKAIGYANSYLLNVVFQQALILAILGYIPGFITSVLLYSFAAEATKLPIVMTTNNAVIVLTSTVLMCITSGALAINKLRSADPGDIF; translated from the coding sequence ATGAATTTCAAAATTCCTTTAGGATGGCTACAGCTAGCACAGCAAAAAGTTCGTTTACTAGTAGCTGTAGCCGGGATTGGTTTTATTGTGCTGCTAATGTTTGTGCAACTTGGTTTTCAAGATGCTCTTTATTCCAGTGCAACTGCTGTGCATCAAAATCTCAAAGGAGATTTATTTTTAGTGAGTTCGCAATATAAATCTTTGACCTCAAATCAAAGTTTTTCACGGACTCGTTTGTACCAATCCCTGGGGTTTGATGGCGTAGAGTCAGTTAGCCCCATGTATTTGCAATTTGCCAAACTAAAAAATCCGGCTACTAGTGAGAAATATTCAATATATGTTATTGGTTTCGATCCAGGTAGACCGGTAATGAATCTCCCAGAAGTTGAGAAAAATTTAGATAAACTCAAAATTCCTGATGTTGTGCTTTTTGATAGGGGTTCTCGCCCAGAGTTTGGCCCAATAGCTGAAAAATTTAATGGGGGAGAGACTGCACAAACAATTGAAATATTTCCCTACAGTTCATTGATTGGCTATAGAGTGAGAATAGGTGGTTTATTCACATTAGGCCCTTCGTTTGGGGTAGACGGAAATTTACTTGTTAGTGACTCAACTTTTTTGAGGATAAATCCCAATACTCGTCCGGCGGATATGATAGATATCGGTTTGATTTCACTCAAACCTGGTACTAATGCCGAAAACGTACTGAAAAATTTACAAGCAAATTTGCCTAATGATGTCCAAGTTTTTACACGCCAAGGCTTTATTAATTTTGAGAAACAATACTGGGCTGTCAGAACACCCATTGGTTTTATTCTTAACTTGATGTTGACAATGGCTGCGGTTGTTGGTGTGGTTATTGTTTATCAAATTCTTTACAGCAATATTGCAACTCAGTTCGTTGCTTACGCCACTTTGAAAGCCATAGGTTATGCCAATAGCTATTTATTGAATGTCGTATTTCAGCAAGCTTTAATTTTGGCAATCTTAGGTTATATTCCAGGATTCATTACTTCTGTCTTGTTATATAGTTTTGCCGCAGAAGCCACTAAACTACCAATAGTTATGACAACTAATAATGCAGTGATTGTCTTAACTTCAACAGTTTTAATGTGTATAACATCAGGAGCGCTTGCTATCAACAAACTCCGCTCCGCAGATCCGGGAGATATTTTCTAG
- a CDS encoding NAD-dependent epimerase/dehydratase family protein has protein sequence MNLKDKTLLITGIDEFVGLRTAELAIAQGMKVRGLKSSTEQNKQLQNLGVEIIIGRITDSTIAQKACQGVDIVLHTDQLAEEAGAIKNFRDVNVGGTVNMAKAAKQAGVKTFVHLSSVMVYGFNYPNGVTESGPLSGENNPYCETKIEAEAAVLELNNPPDFGIIVIRAGDVYGPGSIPWIVRPVLMMRQKLFACANDGKGVINHVYIDNLIDGIFLAIEKETYGEIFNITDGQETSWKEYFMRLAAMEGLSAPLSLPKDEIKLFLKLRVQGQKLFRKKVDILPESIDFMTRPYAYSIVKAQSLLNYKPTIDLEEGMQRTHEWLQKTDIQSLIK, from the coding sequence ATGAACCTCAAAGATAAAACCCTGCTAATTACCGGGATTGATGAATTTGTCGGTTTGCGTACAGCCGAGTTAGCCATCGCACAAGGAATGAAGGTTCGTGGACTTAAAAGTTCTACAGAACAAAACAAACAATTACAAAATTTAGGTGTTGAGATAATTATTGGTCGTATCACAGATTCTACTATTGCTCAAAAAGCTTGTCAGGGAGTAGATATCGTTTTACATACAGATCAACTTGCCGAAGAAGCTGGCGCAATTAAGAATTTTCGTGATGTCAATGTTGGCGGTACTGTCAACATGGCTAAAGCCGCTAAACAGGCTGGTGTCAAAACATTTGTGCATCTTTCTAGTGTAATGGTTTACGGTTTCAACTATCCCAATGGTGTTACAGAATCCGGGCCACTTTCGGGCGAAAATAATCCTTACTGTGAAACAAAAATAGAAGCAGAAGCAGCAGTTTTAGAACTGAATAATCCTCCAGATTTTGGCATCATCGTTATTCGAGCCGGAGATGTTTATGGCCCAGGAAGTATACCCTGGATAGTCAGACCGGTTCTGATGATGCGCCAAAAATTATTTGCCTGTGCAAATGATGGCAAAGGAGTAATCAATCATGTATATATAGATAACCTGATTGATGGCATCTTTCTGGCGATAGAAAAAGAAACCTACGGTGAAATATTTAATATCACCGACGGACAAGAAACTTCGTGGAAAGAGTATTTTATGCGTTTAGCAGCAATGGAAGGTTTATCAGCACCCCTTTCATTACCGAAAGATGAAATCAAGTTGTTTCTAAAACTACGTGTTCAAGGACAAAAACTTTTTCGAAAAAAAGTTGATATTCTACCAGAGTCTATAGATTTTATGACTCGTCCTTATGCTTATTCTATTGTCAAAGCACAAAGCCTGTTGAATTATAAACCGACAATTGACCTAGAAGAAGGAATGCAGCGAACACATGAATGGCTGCAAAAAACAGATATTCAAAGCTTGATTAAATAG
- a CDS encoding glycosyltransferase family 2 protein: MSSNQPRLSIGLPVYNGEKFIKEAIDSLLAQTFEDFELIISDNASTDKTEEICRAYANKDQRICYYRNDKNIGCARNFNRVFKLSSGEYFKWAAYDDLHAPDFIKKCVEVLDQDPSIVLCHSQTYFIDEQGNFLQNYEIKLQADALKAHERFHELLTKHLCYQCYGVIRTSALKMIPQMGGYGNADGILLLRLGILGRFYEIPEYLFFARSHPQQSMSMYFPNYLLFANNTKKTSLSMLPDFYAYAVWFDSEKKGQILLPHWRIIWEYLLSIWRSPLSFNEQLCCYRSLHQQLKGAEYLLLKDLLRVLQVLWKGRQPAAIGKHQVIH, from the coding sequence ATGAGTAGCAATCAGCCACGATTGAGCATCGGATTACCTGTATACAATGGCGAAAAATTTATCAAAGAAGCCATAGATTCACTCTTGGCTCAAACTTTTGAAGATTTTGAGCTAATTATTTCAGATAATGCATCTACAGATAAAACTGAGGAAATCTGTAGAGCTTATGCAAACAAAGACCAACGTATCTGTTACTACCGCAATGACAAGAATATCGGTTGCGCTCGTAACTTCAATCGTGTCTTTAAATTGTCTTCGGGTGAGTACTTTAAATGGGCAGCTTATGATGATCTACATGCTCCAGATTTTATCAAGAAGTGTGTTGAAGTACTTGACCAAGACCCTAGCATAGTCTTGTGTCACTCCCAGACATATTTCATTGATGAACAGGGTAATTTTCTCCAAAATTACGAGATAAAACTTCAGGCAGATGCACTAAAAGCACACGAGCGTTTTCATGAGTTACTGACGAAACATTTATGTTATCAATGTTACGGAGTAATTCGCACTAGTGCCCTGAAAATGATACCGCAGATGGGTGGTTACGGTAATGCAGATGGAATTCTCTTGTTAAGACTTGGTATTCTTGGCAGGTTTTATGAAATCCCTGAATACCTTTTTTTTGCCAGAAGCCATCCGCAACAATCAATGAGTATGTATTTCCCTAATTATTTGTTGTTTGCTAACAACACTAAAAAAACCTCATTGAGTATGCTACCTGATTTCTATGCTTATGCAGTGTGGTTTGATTCAGAAAAGAAAGGACAAATTTTATTGCCACATTGGAGAATAATCTGGGAGTATCTACTCTCTATATGGCGTAGTCCCCTGAGTTTTAATGAGCAGCTTTGTTGTTATAGAAGCCTACATCAGCAGTTAAAAGGGGCAGAATATCTTTTGCTGAAAGATTTACTAAGAGTGCTGCAAGTGCTTTGGAAAGGCCGGCAACCAGCAGCAATTGGAAAACATCAAGTCATACATTGA
- a CDS encoding DUF2141 domain-containing protein yields the protein MLKLSHLSHVLLATLVSLSFAKTVNAESTATLSVVVNGIQHKKGEICFRVYATEKGFPMSNSSGSQSGCAKITGNSVKKDFSGLKPGTYAVAVVDDQNGDRKLNKDFFGIPTEGFGISKNPTVSIQTGTPKFRDASFVVNKNTTVNIIMKYSLDS from the coding sequence ATGCTGAAACTATCTCATTTATCTCATGTTTTACTTGCTACTTTAGTGAGCCTTAGCTTTGCTAAAACAGTAAATGCAGAATCAACCGCAACACTTAGTGTTGTGGTAAATGGCATACAACACAAAAAAGGTGAGATTTGCTTTAGAGTTTACGCAACTGAAAAAGGATTTCCGATGAGTAATTCTAGTGGTTCTCAAAGTGGCTGCGCTAAGATTACTGGCAATTCTGTTAAAAAAGATTTCTCCGGTTTGAAGCCTGGAACTTATGCTGTCGCCGTTGTTGACGATCAAAATGGCGATCGCAAACTCAATAAAGATTTTTTTGGTATTCCCACAGAAGGTTTTGGAATTTCCAAAAACCCAACTGTGTCTATACAAACGGGTACACCAAAGTTTCGTGATGCCAGTTTTGTTGTAAATAAAAATACAACAGTCAACATTATCATGAAATATTCGCTGGATTCATAA